In the Cydia fagiglandana chromosome 5, ilCydFagi1.1, whole genome shotgun sequence genome, one interval contains:
- the LOC134664709 gene encoding epidermal growth factor-like protein — MMRVTKTRPKTILVPTGKWCGTKKCTVKQTRKQKYTVVTNQLMCCKGYVYTSGTDSCAPVCSTGCANGTCVDPDVCQCAAPRYLDPNTRNKCLLPTCDHVCVNGFCSVNNTCVCNENYTSFNATHCALNCAEGFEMDSSLNCVRKCDAPLYRHKDKCLTLTCDHPCVNGFCSVNNTCVCKDGFIAFNATHCAVNCTDSLNCASKSTLDSVCDHGYKLNKGKCEPVCEPPCVNGRCVEPNVCECDKTLVKKNGRVCQEKKYGCGECRADGTCLMATK, encoded by the exons ATGATGAG AGTGACGAAGACGAGGCCAAAGACGATACTGGTTCCGACGGGAAAATGGTGCGGCACCAAGAAATGCACCGTTAAACAGACGCGTAAACAG AAATACACCGTAGTAACCAACCAGCTGATGTGCTGTAAAGGCTACGTCTACACCAGCGGCACCGATTCCTGCGCACCGGTCTGCAGTACCGGCTGCGCCAACGGCACCTGTGTAGACCCCGATGTATGCCAGTGCGCAGCGCCACGCTACCTCGACCCTAATACTAGAAACAAATGCCTACTACCCACATGCGATCATGTCTGTGTAAATGGCTTCTGCTCTGTGAATAATACTTGTGTGTGTAATGAAAACTATACTTCTTTTAACGCAACGCATTGCGCGCTGAACTGTGCAGAAGGATTTGAGATGGACTCTTCTTTAAATTGTGTTCGGAAGTGCGATGCGCCTTTATACCGCCATAAAGACAAATGCCTAACACTTACATGCGATCATCCATGTGTGAATGGATTTTGCTCAGTGAATAACACTTGTGTGTGTAAAGATGGTTTTATAGCTTTTAACGCAACACATTGTGCGGTTAACTGTACAGACTCTTTAAATTGTGCTTCTAAATCTACACTTGACAGTGTGTGTGACCATGGATATAAACTTAATAAAGGTAAATGTGAACCAGTGTGCGAACCTCCCTGTGTCAACGGACGGTGTGTAGAACCGAATGTGTGCGAGTGTGATAAAACACTTGTAAAGAAGAATGGTAGAGTGTGTCAAGAGAAAAAATATGGGTGCGGAGAGTGCAGAGCTGATGGGACTTGCTTGATGGCGACCAAGTAA